The Desulfurobacterium pacificum genome contains the following window.
AGCTGATTTGATAGGGGAAAGGTCGGGGATTTTGTGTTCGTCTATGGGAGTAGGTACTGTTATTATGAAGAGTTTACATGTTTTCAAGGTTTCTGGGGAGGAGGTGAAAGTGATGGAGGAGGATTTAAGAGTTTCATACGGGATTTCTCCAGTTCTATCAAAACCTCTTTTGAGTTCTTCTATCCTTATCTTATTTATATCAAAGCCTATAACGGAGAATTTTTTAGATAGTGCGATTGCTAAAGGTAATCCTACGTATCCGAGACCGATAATAGCTATTTTCTCTTTACCTGATTTAAAGTCTTGAAAGTTAGGAAACGCCATTGAGAACCTCCCTATAGACCTTTAACGTTCTGTCAACTACTTTTTCTATGTCAAAATCAAGTGCAGTTTTTCTTGCGTTCTCTTTTAGTTTTTCGTTATTAATGTTTTCAATAGCGGTGAGTAATCCTTTATATAGAGATTCAATACTTCCGGGTTCTACAGCTATTCCGTTTTCCATGTGTTTTAGATAAGTTTTTATTCCTCCAACGTAGGAGGCTACCACTATTTTTTTCATTGCCATTGCTTGGAGAAGGGAACTTCCTAACCCTTCGCTTAATGAAGGAAATACAAAAATATCTGTATCTTTGAGTATTTGAGGGACGTCTCTTCTGAAACCTAAAGGGATGACTTTTTTTGTGAGGTTTAGCTTTTTTATTAGCTGATAAGCCTTTTCACTTTGGGTATCTCTTCCTGCTAATAGCAGAACTAAATTTCTGTCTGGGTGCATGGTGGTAAACTTTTGGAAAGCTTTTAGCAAAATGTGTTGCCCCTTAACTTCCGAAAAGTTTGCTATATGAGTGATTACTATTGCATTTGAGGGAATATTTAAATCTTCTTTTATTGAAATTTTGGTTTTTATATAAGGGTTGAATCTATCTAATTCTATGCCTGAGGGGATGTAGT
Protein-coding sequences here:
- a CDS encoding glycosyltransferase family 4 protein translates to MKILQATTARGWSGGTEQCLLLAKYMNKLGYETHILTFKNCELDKRAENLGIKRVHFPNTKKFSLKEARKLSQIIQNYDIVNTHISKAHWFIWLASLFTRKRPKLIYTRRVFFDISMISAITKYNINVDAIIGISHEIYEKLRNYPLIKKKIHYIPSGIELDRFNPYIKTKISIKEDLNIPSNAIVITHIANFSEVKGQHILLKAFQKFTTMHPDRNLVLLLAGRDTQSEKAYQLIKKLNLTKKVIPLGFRRDVPQILKDTDIFVFPSLSEGLGSSLLQAMAMKKIVVASYVGGIKTYLKHMENGIAVEPGSIESLYKGLLTAIENINNEKLKENARKTALDFDIEKVVDRTLKVYREVLNGVS